One genomic region from Rosa rugosa chromosome 1, drRosRugo1.1, whole genome shotgun sequence encodes:
- the LOC133728219 gene encoding DExH-box ATP-dependent RNA helicase DExH15 chloroplastic-like yields MLDGLEQSDDEIEMEDSMAGAEPPAIRNEEFRWKRVEKLCEDVKQFGEEMINDGALASIYDFRIDKFQRLAIQAFLRGSSVVVTAPTSSGKTLIAEAAAVATVAKGRRLFYITPLKALLNQKFREFRETFGENNVGLLTGDSAVNEDAQVFIMTTEILRNMLYQSD; encoded by the exons ATGTTAGACGGGCTCGAACAAAGCGAcgatgaaattgaaatggagGACTCCATGGCCGGTGCAGAGCCGCCGGCGATTCGCAACGAGGAGTTCCGGTGGAAGAGAGTGGAGAAGCTCTGCGAAGATGTGAAACAGTTCGGCGAGGAAATGATTAACGACGGCGCTCTCGCCTCAATCTACGATTTCCGAATCGATAAATTTCAG AGATTAGCTATACAAGCATTCTTGAGAGGTTCATCAGTAGTTGTGACTGCGCCGACGAGTAGCGGAAAGACTTTGATAGCAGAAGCTGCTGCTGTAGCAACCGTAGCCAAGGGAAGAAGATTGTTCTACATAACTCCGCTTAAGGCCTTATTGAATCAGAAGTTTCGCGAATTTCG TGAAACTTTCGGTGAAAATAATGTTGGTCTTCTCACGGGAGATTCGGCAGTAAACGAAGATGCTCAGGTTTTTATTATGACCACAGAGATTTTGCGCAACATGTTGTATCAGAG TGACTGA
- the LOC133737661 gene encoding protein trichome birefringence-like 43, translated as MDGFAVLVVLVVVSVVQQQVHGIGGCDVSRGNWVHDDSYPLYEASSCPFIEKEFDCIKNGRPDKDYLKYRWQPLGCNLPRFNGIDLLRRLRGKSIMFIGDSLSLNQWQSLACLLHTAVPNAKYTLVRSGGLSAFTFPEYNVKVLFSRNAFLVDIISTSAGRVLKLDSISLENQKLWTGVDVMIFNTWHWWLHTGRKQAWDLIEKGGKIIGKDMDRLVAYEKALNTWATWVDTHVDPAKTKVFFQGVSPDHSNSSDWDDPKAGSCNGQTEPLRGPSYPHVHPAEKVVEKVLRAMSKPVQLLDVTHLSQLRKDGHPSFYGLGGHRASDCSHWCLAGVPDTWNILLYAALAGS; from the exons ATGGATGGTTTTGCAGTACTGGTAGTGCTGGTAGTGGTTTCTGTTGTGCAGCAACAAGTGCATGGGATTGGGGGATGTGATGTTTCTCGTGGGAATTGGGTTCATGATGATTCATACCCTCTTTATGAAGCTTCTAGCTGCCCCTTCATTGAGAAGGAGTTTGACTGTATAAAGAATGGTCGCCCAGACAAGGACTATCTCAAATACAGATGGCAGCCTCTTGGCTGCAACTTACCAAG ATTCAATGGAATTGATCTTTTGAGGAGGCTAAGAGGGAAGAGCATCATGTTTATTGGGGACTCATTGAGTCTGAACCAATGGCAATCACTCGCTTGCTTGCTTCATACGGCTGTTCCAAATGCCAAATACACATTGGTCAGGTCTGGAGGACTCTCCGCATTCACATTTCCG GAATACAATGTTAAGGTGTTGTTCTCCCGCAACGCCTTTCTCGTGGACATTATCAGCACAAGTGCTGGGCGAGTCCTAAAACTTGACTCAATCTCGCTTGAAAACCAGAAACTGTGGACAGGAGTTGACGTCATGATCTTCAACACATGGCATTGGTGGCTTCACACTGGAAGAAAGCAAGC ATGGGATCTTATTGAAAAAGGGGGGAAAATAATTGGGAAGGACATGGATAGGTTGGTTGCATATGAGAAGGCTCTCAACACTTGGGCAACATGGGTAGACACCCATGTGGACCCTGCAAAAACCAAGGTCTTCTTCCAGGGTGTTTCCCCAGATCATTCTAA TTCATCAGACTGGGATGATCCAAAAGCAGGAAGCTGCAATGGGCAAACAGAACCACTTCGAGGTCCAAGCTATCCTCATGTACATCCAGCAGAGAAAGTAGTAGAGAAAGTATTACGCGCCATGTCAAAGCCCGTCCAATTGCTTGATGTCACACATCTTTCACAACTAAGAAAAGATGGGCACCCCTCTTTCTATGGCCTTGGTGGGCACAGAGCCTCGGACTGCAGCCATTGGTGTTTAGCTGGAGTTCCTGATACTTGGAACATTCTTCTTTATGCAGCTCTTGCAGGGAGTTAA